A genomic region of Amphiura filiformis chromosome 6, Afil_fr2py, whole genome shotgun sequence contains the following coding sequences:
- the LOC140154978 gene encoding aqualysin-1-like — protein MRFLIVCGLVLLAVATANSALAPLYQVKDKIHAKYLVALEDGYKAEHIGDKLESMIRVNRFKGHVLKRLSGLNILAIDTIDERVLNLVRGFEGVLFVEEDGLVQTQAVESWGLDRIDQIDLPLDDVFNPNGDGTGVHVYVIDTGIIPTHNDFSDHASVFYDSLGGDGIDCNGHGTHCAGTAGGISYGVAKNVALYGVRVLSCMGSGSWTGVVEGMDAVALNGSRPAVASMSLGGSKSYTVDLAAMRLANAGVTVSVAAGNSNADACLYSPAGSPYVISVGATDITDTRASFSNYGVCVDLFAPGVNIKSAWHRPDDDATNTISGTSMACPHVTGVAALYLENHPEWSPEEVEAAILEDATYGRVFDRGVFSPNLLLFSNKA, from the exons ATGCGTTTTCTAATTGTGTGCGGGTTGGTCTTATTGGCCGTTGCCACTGCAAACTCAGCTTTGGCTCCACTCTACCAAGTCAAGGATAAGATACACGCTAAGTATCTCGTGGCTTTAGAG GATGGATACAAAGCAGAACACATCGGAGACAAGCTGGAATCCATGATCCGCGTAAACCGATTCAAGGGCCACGTGTTGAAGAGACTAAGTGGTCTGAACATTCTAGCAATTGACACAATTGATGAAAGAGTTCTTAATTTG GTACGTGGCTTTGAAGGTGTTCTGTTTGTTGAGGAAGATGGCCTTGTACAAACCCAAGCCGTTGAATCATGGGGACTAGATAGAATCGATCAGATTGACTTGCCTTTGGACGACGTGTTCAACCCCAATG GTGATGGTACCGGAGTACACGTCTACGTTATTGATACTGGTATAATACCAACACACAATGACTTCAGTGACCATGCAAGTGTTTTCTACGATTCACTCGGAGGAGAC GGAATTGACTGCAATGGCCACGGTACCCACTGCGCTGGTACTGCAGGAGGTATATCTTACGGTGTAGCGAAAAATGTGGCCCTTTATGGTGTTCGTGTCCTCAGCTGTATGGGATCAGGATCATGGACAGGTGTGGTCGAAG GTATGGACGCTGTTGCTCTCAATGGTTCCAGACCAGCTGTAGCTTCCATGTCTCTGGGTGGATCTAAATCTTACACGGTTGATCTTGCTGCTATGAGACTTGCCAATGCTGGCGTCACCGTCTCTGTAGCTGCTGGAAACAGTAACGCAGATGCATGCCTCTACTCACCTGCAGGATCACCTTAT GTGATTTCTGTCGGAGCAACCGATATCACCGATACCCGTGCTTCTTTCTCCAACTATGGCGTCTGTGTCGATCTTTTCGCACCTGGCGTAAATATCAAGAGCGCGTGGCATAGACCCGACGATGATGCAACAAACACTATCAGCGGAACATCAATGGCGTGCCCTCATGTGACAGGAGTAGCAGCCCTATATCTTGAAAACCACCCAGAATGGAGTCCAGAGGAAGTAGAGGCCGCCATACTGGAGGATGCAACATATGGAAGGGTGTTCGACAGGGGTGTCTTCTCACCAAATCTATTGCTATTTTCAAACAAAGCATGA